In Gopherus evgoodei ecotype Sinaloan lineage unplaced genomic scaffold, rGopEvg1_v1.p scaffold_85_arrow_ctg1, whole genome shotgun sequence, the genomic window TGGTAAACACGTCCCCTCTCAGAGATGGAGTCCAGGGGTCAATAGTTCATATGCTCCAGACTGGATCTTATTTTAAAGCCAGTGATTTACTTCATTAACATCTTAGTAACCAACTAATTGAACATATTAAACAATTTATACTTCTTACACCTAACAATGAGATAAAATACAGAACACAGACAAACCCTGTCAGTAACGGCTAATGTCCTAGATGGGAAATCAGCAGCGGTTTGTAGCGGGGGGAGTGCACAGTCTGAATGTGTATGACCCGACCCCAGCCCCTAGCCCCGCAAAGCAGTAGGGCCTGGCACTCTCTGTGCATTGGTGTGGTGGCTGAGGGGTTAACCAGGCAGTGATAATCCAAGTTGGTTCCCTGAGTCAATCTCACTCCTGAGGAGATTCTGCactaaaaaaattctgtgcacaatattttaaaattctgccaattttatttgtcaatcaATAAATGTGAAGACTCCAGCATGGCAGGGGAGAGCACAGGCTGCTggatgcacagaggtgggagatcaccctgcagcccctattCTCCTCCAGTGAAACAGACtaggtggtgaggctgcacctctctgctgcctactCCAGGAGCCCCCAAAAGACTCCCCAGAACTGCTCATGAGGGGCATATGtgccttccctttgcttcctcatcagaaagcctgagcagctggccccgggTGATTTGAAAGGGCCCGGGGGCTCCTGCTACCACTACCGGCAGCACAGCGGGACTAAAACGATTCCTGCCCACCCTCGCTCTGCACGgcgcaccactcccagaaggaTCTGCAACATCACTGCGGCCCCCGTGGGGTGTGTCTCTcgcatgctgcccccactccaagtgccaactctgccattggaactgcggcaatgggagctgcaacgGTGGTGCCAGCGGGCAGTGGTGCCAGGAGACCCACGTCCCCCAGGCCTCCTCCATGTAGGAGTTGCTTGCAGATGGGGGTGTAGGTCACTTTTGGGAGCTGCCTAAGATAGGTGCCACGCCCTAACCCTCTGCCACAGGCCAgattccacacccaaactccctcctagaccctgctactgcccccctgcaccccaaccccctgccccagcgcaGATCCCCCACCCcgctcacacccaaactccctcccagaggccaCCACcgccttcctgcaccccaactccctgccccagcccagagcccacacccaaactccctcccagagcccgcaccccctccagcacccaaactcactcccaCAGGCTGCCACCGTCTCCCCCCCccgtccatcccagagcctgcacctcatgtacccaaactccctcccagagctttaggagggcggggggagcgaggaaggaagggcaggacttggacctgttctgggcatcaccaaaaGTTATATAAACCTGGTGACGCTGAGCTGGAGCCCTAGTCACTGCACATCTCTCTCCTTACAGGGGggactctgtggggcagggcgcTGCTGGGGGTTCATTCCTTCCTTTCATGGCTGTGGAAGGGTGAACAGGGAGAGAATTTGCTCCTCTGTTCTCTGTGGGGCACACAGGCAGCGGGTTATTTCCAGGGCTGTAACAAACACAAGCtagcagaggggggaagggatttCCCGCAGGATCTATTCCTAGGGCAGCTCCCAGGCTGTGCCCTGGCGAGCGGTGCCCAGGGGATTTAGAGGCTTTAGAGGCAGGTGATTGACATGTGCTGAGTCCCATCTCCAGCGCTGAACTGACACGTGCTCGCTGCACTCTCAGCCGGGGGCTCCTTAGTCTGATGgttcagcagcaccagcccccgcccctgcttttcccctggggagccccagcccctcccctgccccttccgGGCTGAGGCGGGTCCCCGCGTGTCCAACCCCCCTGCGTGGGGcccgggggcagggccaggcccggGGAGGAGCCGCCCCGCCCCTTTGTGCCTGTGACGACACTTTGAGCAACTCTCCGGTTTGGCAATAGGAGCAGTTTCTGCCCCGTTACACCGGCAGCGGGGCCGTGGCGGGGTCGGGAAAGCAGCTCGGGGGCTGCAGCAGCCTGCGGGGCAGCGCGGTGAGGCCGGGGGCAGGGCCCGAGGGGAGGGGGACACGcgtggggcggacacgctcctgTTGGGAGGGGCCGGAGCgcggctcggctgcagagcttggagcccaggctgggcccgggagcgaggggagggggagcctggcGGGCGGGAgcggctggggggagctgggagtttggggtgcgctgggggggtcagggctggggggatctGGGAGTCTGGGGTGCGCTggcggggtcagggctggggggagctgggagtttggggtgtgctggggggggtcagggctggggggagctgggagtttggggtgcgctgggggggtcaggggctgggggagctgggagtctggggtgcgctggggggggtcagggctggggggagctgggagtttggggtgcgctgggggggtcagggctggggattggcgGCTGTTTAGAGGTCACAAgccctcccagcgctgccgctgtATTAAACCGCTCCCCGGGaaaaagcggggggggggcggtctcTCAGCGGGGGAAAAGGCGGAGGGGGGGGGAGATGATCTGCCTGGCCCCGGGGACCTCCTTTACTTGGGCTGGAGAGGGCGGAAGtggccccggggcaggctgggagatgtagttcctgacTCTCCCTAGACAGGAAGTGACGTTGGCGAGGGCGGTGGATCCGGACTGCCAGCGCGCGGGGCCGTTGGAGCCTCTCCCGGGGCCGGAGAAGGGTTTGTGTCGTTgggctctgggcatgcgcagatcggGGAGCAGGAGAGTCCCGCTTTAACCCcccgtggggctggggggtgagaccgggctggggggctgggaaaggggcgggCGGGAAATGTCGgtgcagcccggacatggccgAGGGGGGTGAGcaggtgacccccgaggagcggggagaggaaggggggggctgagatccgctcggatttaccgctgccccccccgtggggacccccctcctctcccgccctgccccctttctccctagagagcaacgagcagcacccagggtgaccccccctcccccaaccccctgagaagttccctgttcccctccccccattgtgccccattttctctgcccttcgccaatggccagttcagatctcaggtttggggtgtttccacccattttcacctgcagggatttgtccttgtgtgggtgggaaatggttcccccgaGCGATTTCTGacctgggcagaggctgggggggccctgagacagggacacctctgggctgggctgggggggccctctctgctggcaacagggcgtgggaagggccaggaaggggagggaggagcaagtgtcccccaTGGAGACGGCCCAGCCCCAGGTTTCCTAGTCCAGctactttcccctcccccacctgcccaaCCCAGCAGCCCCACTTGTCTGCTAGTCAAATTCCCAGACCCcattgccagcccctccccacagccagtgactttctgactccagccccgctcctttcccctgtgaaaGCCGCACCACCCGGGGCTCTGCTGGCCATGTGAATGTGTGACCAGAAGAATCCGTCCTATTCTGTTCTTGATTAAATAACCCTGTATAAACCTCTCcagtttcccctcttttctcttaaaatgttgaatggtgacataaaatctCCCCACATGTTGGTACTTTTCTCTTATATTGGCAAACAttagtttgtgccccattttctcctcagttctgaaTTACTGATATTGAATTCTTGATAATCTTCCCGcttttctctccaggtgtgtgactgagatcagggctcttatCGTACAGAGCGTGGCTCAGCCCTGGCCTGAGATCAGGTCCCTCAGTGCCAGGCCCTGCACAAACCCTGACTAAGTTTGGGGCCATGGTGGTGCCAGGAACTGCACAGACCCctacagagagcagggaccttgtTGTTCTGGGTGCTACTGTGACCCTGACTGAGCTCCGGGCCCCTTTTGTGCCAGGCCCTGCATCAACACCAAGTGAAATCAggctcccattgtgccaggcgctgcagagACAGCAAACAAAATCAGGGACCTTGTTCCTGTAGCTGTAGAGACCCCAAGTGAGATCTGGGCCCTGTTccgccaggtgctgcagagacccCAACAGAGGTCAGACCCCACTGTTGTGACAGGTGCTGTGGAGACCCCAAGTGAGATCTGTGCCtctgttgtgctgggcactgcagagaCCTCGACTGAGATCTGTGTCCCCATTGGGCCTGGCACTGCACTGATCCTGACCCAGATCACGCCCCACCCCtgtactgggcactgcacagaccctgataGATCGTGCCTCCACATTTTGCCTGATGCTGCAGGGACCCTAAACAAAATCAGGGatcctgtgatgctgggagttgcAGAGTCCCCGACTGAGGTCAGGCCCGCTGTTGTGCAGGGCTCCTGCACAGACACCAAGATCAGGGTTCTCATTGTGACTGGTGCTGAAAAGACAGCAAGGGTATCTCTACCCTGCTGTTAAAACCCCCCAGCTAgtccatgccagctggctcaggcacagggctgtttaattgcagtgtagatgtctgggctcaggctggagccaggctgtaggaccctgcgaggtgggagggtgccagaccTTGGGCTGCATCCCCAGCCGGAACACGGatgccacaattaaacagccccacagcctgagccatgtgagcccaagtcagcgggcacaggccagccgcTGGTGTCTAACAAGTTTGCATGGAGAATTTGGGggcaaaactgggaactgaatccaAATGGTTTCAATTCTTACCACTCCCCTTAACCAAAAGCCCAGCATCTCTGTGTACAGCATTGTTTTAGTCTGTGTTTGCCTTGCGTTGGCTtacaagggaggctgtggaatttccttcattggaggtttataagaccaggttagagattcaccagtctgggaatgtctagggatatttggttctgcctcagcactggAGGCTGGAGTAGACaccctctcaagatcccttccaggcctacattgaAATGATTCTCTCTTGTGCTGTGTCCTGTTCTACActgagctgttttgcatggtGCCATTTGGAACTGTGATCGCACAATGTTGTTTAGCAGTTTTATGGtgcattgttttgcctcagcttGTTTGGTGCCTGTGCTATGTTGGTTTGAGTTGAGCTATTTTCCATTGTGTTCTTTTGTCCTAGGATGTCGTCGTTTGCATCGtgttgctttcttttcctttgtattgTTATTTATGCTGTGGAGTGTAggcttttcccccccccccccccgaattgcCTGACATTATGTTGTGGTGGGTTTTATTCTGTATGTTgtgtttttatatgtatatatattgcatagcatcctagaaatgtagtgctggacaggacctcaagatgtcatcaagtccagctctctctgctgaggcagggccaagtatatGTAGATTATATCTGACAGAAGTTTGTCctacttgttcttaaaaacttccagggaaagagactccacagccccccttgtaagactgttccagagctgaactaccTTAGCTCTGGTGACACCTACACAGATTTTAGTGGTGAGcagctctggagagagaggagactccagtgagtgggcagctgggaaaagagactAAAGTTGGGAAGAGAAACATTGacatgtccaaggtcacccaggctaTCTGTGATCGAGCTAGAAATAGGTTCTAGTGCCACCATACTGCTGTTTCTGAAGGGCTCTGCCACACTGATATTTTAGGCACTTGTGCAAACCCTTAGTACAGACAGAATTTACACTAGTACACTGTGATTGGTACTAGTGCACCATGTCCCAGTTTGAAGGTTTGAGGTGGTGagagtaggggaggggcagcgacctcacagaggcctggggctggctgaccagtgcagctggtaagggaggggcagcagtgagtgctggaggtatgagccaggagcacagccGCACAGGGCTGGACACTgacttctcctgatccaggggacACCCCCCCAGCGAGGTGGTTTGtccatggatgcacaggctgtcttggcagggcagctcagctgcagtccctgcacacTTCTTCCTGCAGCCTAATACAGTGTGCTCTGGGGACCTTTCCAAGCTGCGGGTGACAGGGCTCTGGAGTTAACAGGGTCTGTTCCTGGCTCGTCACTGTCCTGTTTAGTGACCATGGGGAAATCACAGCCCCTCTCTCTGTAACGCTGTCTCCAGTGACTCGAGAGCACGAGCACCAGCCTCAGGCAAACTgataagaagcagggcacaaaccccaagtTGGGTGTGAGGTCTGTatggagatttcaccaaccaagtgtAAACGCTTCAGGCACTGTAACAGCATTAACATtgaatcacagacagtccccttgggtgaTCCCATATATCTCGCCATGCAGGTGAGCTCAGCTTcgtgacagatggtcccttactccaggggttctcagcctttttctttctgaatccccaatgatggagattccacaacctccctaagcaatttattccagtgctcaactgccctgacagttaaggagtttttcctaatgtccaacctaaacctcccttgctgcaatttaagcccattgctttttgtcctgtctgcggaggttaagaacaatttttctccctcgtcCTTGAAATGaccatttatgtacttgaaagctgatcatgtcccctctcagtcttctcttctccagactaaacaaactcagttttttcagtcttccctcataggccgtgttctctagacctttaatcatttttgttgcttttctctggactttctccaatttttccacatctttcctgaaatgtagcccccagaactggacacactagtccagttgaggcctaaccagtctggagtagagtggaagaattacttctcgtgtcttgcttacaatactgctgctaatacatcccagaattatactTCCTTTCTTTGCAATAGTGTAacgttgttgactcatatttagcttgtgatccactgtgactccCAGATCCGtctccgcagtgctccttcctgggcagtcatttcctgtcttgtatgtgtgcaactgatggttccttcctaAGGGGAGTACTTtggatttgtctttattgaatttcatcctatttacttcagaccatttctccagtttgtccagatgattttgaatttcagttctattctccaaagtccttgcaacccctcccagcttggtatcgcccGCAAACTTGATAAGTGTAACAGAGAGACTCTGCTGCTGGGAGGGTTTCCCCATGTGTCAGAGGGTTACACTCTGGTAGGAGGGGGCTAGATCTGTACTGGGATAAGGTCACTGTGTGCTTCATAGTGTGGCAGAACCTAGATTGTCCATTAGCAGGGGAAAATCCTGGGGGGGAATCGACATGTGGAAAGGACAGAAACCCTGTGTGAATGctctcacattgcccttctcGCCCTGGCACGCTACAGAATAACGTCCACGTTTTGCTCCagatcatcccatcctcccagggggaaGGCAATGActgcaatggagctggctcaggtaagggattctcagggagctggtggtgggttctgcttggagagagagaagcagtaaatgtatagtatagtatagtatagtaaatGTACAATAATCAGTTTGTGACACATTTTCTTTGCAAATCTCAAAGATTCATATAAAATAACCTGAACATTTGTCCCACTTCTCTCTAGTTGTCTATTTCTAATTGAATATGCCCTGAGATTTTGCTGCCTCTCTAATTATAACataaaaagaaaatctcagatttacacCTTTTCTCTGATTCTTGAACATGcatataaaatgtttgcaaatggtGCTCATTTCCTCTTTATTCATGTATCAAATATTGATGTGAAACACTCAGATTTTACCTCCTATCGACAACtgatataaaatccctctgatttccagcctttctctttcatttctatGTTGTtatcaaatgtcaattaaaaatcctttcatgTTGGGGCTGTTCCCCATGTTTCTCAATCCCAGCAACTTCTCCTTCTTTGGAGGGAGCCTGTTTCCCTGAGTCCGTCTCCATCCTGGAGGTTGCAGGGGGTTAAATTTCCCAGTGATggtctttcccctctcctttgaaaatcatttcttctcctccttatctctgttaaaatgtttgctgATGAAAGAGACCAGCCACATATTTAATACCCATCAAAGCCAGAGGCCTCTCCGTTTGGGGATCAGTGGTTCCCACCTGGTAACGGGAGAGTTGGCTGGACCCTTTTCTCCAGTTGGCCTGGGATAAAGAGGTTGCTGTGAGCGCAGCATAGGTCCAGAAGTATCCCAAACCTCATGGCAAATGGTCTCTGGGAGGGGTTGATTCCCACAATgtaagatgcagccacctctggggtggatccaTGGTGGCCATTATTTGCTAGTGACAGGGCATGGACATTTCTTACCCTCCaggccttccattctcctgttCAAGAGATatcacccagggctccctctgcctgtgtgactggccagcagggggtggtgATAACTTCCTATCCACCTCTCAGGCACTGTGAGGTAACAGTGttgcgggggcggggagggtgtcCGTGTGGGGAGATTGCAGCTGAAGGGACATTGTGGTAGGGGGAGGTGTTTGGATGGCTGGTACCCCCTagtcaggttggtgggttgtggaggtttggggttttggggggtggtGGTTGTGATGTGCCCATCCCTGAGGCTATGGGTCCTGGAGGTGGGTACCGCTGGGGGCCTGGTGGCTGCAGAACAGTGGGGGTGAGTGTCTCTTGGGGAGGCGGGACAGGGGGTTAGAGGGAGACTggtgctgtgccaggggctctgACTGGGCTTCCCCGGCTGGTTGCTGGTTTTATTGCCAtgcccagtgcacagagctgggggagaggatCCCTGGCACTAGGTCAGGGGAtgccagggaagcagagtgagggGCCCCACTGAAAAGCATCAGGGGGTCCTGTTAGATAGAGAAAGGGGTCCCAGACAAATGGCAGGGCAGATCCTGCTGGAAGGGAGTCCTAGGCAGGCAGTGAGGGACTGAATTCCCAGTGGGGGGTTCCTTGGGGGCTTTTGGTGGGGGGAACCCTTTGGGATTCCCAACCTGACAGTCCTGGTCTGGTGGGGATTCCCTGGCTGGTGGGGCTTTGAGGGGTATCTggggtccctggccagggactctGGGAGGCTGCGTCCCAGGGAATATCTGGTGGGCCCTTGGCTGTGGGAACTTCTACTAACCATGATCCTTCTCTCTGATCAACTcgtgccagagtcctggctccaagcactgcccgGCATTCCCCAGTCATGTGCCCTGTCACTgtgataactttctatccacttatcaaacactgagtgtgaaatcacagattttgcttttctcctcttttgaaaactgcaggaacttTTGGTTCCGGTTTGGAAAATTTGTGCCACCAATCCTTGTTCTCGATGTGGGcggtgagggaggtgggaagggggtcagCACTGCCACATGATGGTCTCTAGCGCAGCATTCTGGACTCATTTGTGAAATCTGGTTTCATTGAGACAAATGCTAATCCAGAGTCACTgtatggaaagacaaggagtgactctggatggacagtggggcaaatgagatcagaaattctccctgtgagaaggggctctcattagctgctctccccagagagctaaaggagggaagctgctcaaacgctctgtccctctctactcaggatattggggttcagcttcctgggtcaggtgctgcagcctccattgtgatctgggagacgaggcttggcagctgctgcttccccagtgcggttctgtgctgggaagtgaccttaattaaagctGCTTCTCTGCTCGGCCCAGGGgatgactttctccagctggTCCTAGCCCCGtagggcagccctgggccctatTAATACTAAATTCTGAGCCAGACATTCCAAGTAACTGAAAGGAACGAAGGGAAAATGCTGGGGTCTGGCCTTAAAATGATTTTACACAAACAGACCCCCCCCTCATTTCTCGTCCCATTAGCAATTTCAGGAGCAAATCCagccatgggggagcaaactacCCAGGAATGGGACTTTCCTACCAGATGGGcatggagaggggatgggaataGGGGAAAGAGAGATCGAAAGGCGCAGTGGGAGAGAAGAGTTTGGAGCGAGATTTCCAGATCTCTAATCTGCCCAGAAAGATGTATTGCTGCACCCTGGATAGAGTCACTTTCCTGTAGAAAAGATGAGAATCAAACAGAGGAAAATCCAGTTCCTGATTCCATATTCCCCCTGCTTGGGAGTTGCTGCTGTGGGGTCAGTGTCTGAGGGAAtcccccacagtgactcctttggttctgcttttttctagccttgtgttcagagactttgttatgggatggggggagggagaagggaggttaaacatgtctctgtgggcttagcctgtcaggaggggccaggtctacactgtacACAGAGATCGAGCCTTTCTCAGCATGGCAGACTCTagggtgtctgtctgcagggaagaGGCCTGGGGGAATCATgctgtgaaatgagtttgtgCTTTCTGAAACATTCACAACTGCCGTTCTCACCCTGCCAGGCTGCGGAATAATGTCCATGTTTCGCTCCAGTTCATCCCGTCCTCTCGTTGGACAGGGGAGAGAAATGGCTGCACAGGAGCCAGTTCAGGTAGGTATTATCAGGGGGTTGCTGGTGGGATcctccaggagggagagggacagcaaatacaccggagatgggaaggtttgcacagtctggtttgcaggaaatgcacaggatggagaatgggaggagGACAGGGGTGTGCTAAACCTGCTGGGAGTTAGTTAATAATTTGCCTAGATTCTTGGAACAGACCCATGAGGTTCGGCGGTGGAAATGCTCTAGTTTGTGCAGCAGAAAATAAcccagctccatggagctgggaaaactgaccagactcccagtgctggagcccgACCTGAGTAAccagcggctgctgtgagatatgaagggggcacCCACCAGTGAGGCTTAAGGGAGATTCTCCTCccttcacatccagctcttcagaatggggagggtgctgggcttcctaccagggagctgtccctggaccctgctagggctccatctcctgaatcagtcagtggctagtaggtgtgtgatggctctgctgggagagaggaggggctctctcttcgtcccctccccctggtgtttcctggatgctctgagcagggtgggggtgggactctgACTGCAATCCACCCAGAGTTTCTGTTTGGCTCCTGTCCCCCAGGTATaggggggctgtgagtggggcagcaggtactgagtgttggactctcgctctttcaggggccggtgaccttcgaggaggtggctgtgtatttcaccagggaagagggggctctgctggaccccactcagagatccctctacagggatgttatgcaggagaactatgagaatgtgacctcgctgggtaagggttactgtcccctcagttcttggaaggggaaaagaagagagatggTTCATGCCAGCCCCCTGTGCCACCTCTACTCtgtcctgtttcagcatcacGCCAATATGCCAGTGACACGCATGCTGCCAGAGACCgtcccctgctgcagaacacttttggaacagagcacaggagccgtATCGCACAGcgtcaaatatctcctgtttgctcaagtaaaaCTGAGGGTTAGGTGCAGCATACTCAGCAGAAGCTTCCTACCCCTGACCTCTCAAATCCTGagccttctccacccagacctgaatgtgcttggggtgtaacgagcaggctgctggagtcagagctgctgacCCAGGTTACTTATCACACAGACAGTCCGTGTGTCCTTGAATGCTGGCTGGGGGGATCCAGAGAAGGAAGCTCAGCGGTGGATTTAgcgttagtggggccctgtgctcagctccaTTTTAGGGGTCCCTCCTTGGGACACAGGCAAGAAAATATTCTTATTTCCCTCCAACCtccgtttttcattcttttttttccttcctcctcctcctataagcAATAG contains:
- the LOC115644036 gene encoding uncharacterized protein LOC115644036, with product MGAATVVPAGSGARRPTSPRPPPSTLRFGNRSSFCPVTPAAGPWRGRESSSGAAAACGAARCVTEIRALIVQSVALFRQVLQRPQQRSDPTVVTGAVETPSEICASVVLGTAETSTEICVPIGPGTALILTQITPHPCTGHCTDPDRSCLHILPDAAGTLNKIRDPVMLGVAESPTEVRPAVVQGSCTDTKIRVLIVTGAEKTARVSLPCC